The genome window ATTTTGCTGCGTGAGGTGAAAAAGTGGCGAAATTCAGCCGCATCCGCACAAACGAAGTTGGCTCGATCACCCCTGGTACCAAATTGACCGCTCTCATTGAATGCGAAAACGCAAAACCAATGAAGGTGAGGGCAATCCAGCGAGAGGTGGTTGTGCCAAAACCGCACAGTTGGCTTCGAATTCACTAACGTGTATCCCAGCGATCCGCATACAACCGTGCAATGCAGGCGAGAATGATCGTCATCCCGAGCAAGACGGTCACTTCCAACCGCAGTGAGGTGACGGGCAAATCGTACCAGAATACTTTTTGGTATCCATCAAGCGCCCAGGCGTTGAATGTCAGTTTCCCCCACTGCTGCATTTCTTGGCTCATCACGTAACGCGGCACCATACTGCCACCGAGTGCCGACATGGTCAGGATCAGCACGGTCGAAACGGCAGTCAATTGGGTACGAGACCGACAAAATACGGCAAGACAAATGCCTAGACTCGCCGTGGCGGACGCCGTGCAGAAGGTCATCAATGCAAAACCGCTTCGATGGCCAAACAAATCGACCGAAAACACTTGCTGTGCCCACAGGAACATCACCGTCAATTGCACGCAACCAAGGCACATGATGTACAGCCATTTGCCAGCCAACAGTTCGCTGACACTCAACTGGCTCGACAGCAACCGGTCGAGCGTGCCGGCTTCGTGTTCCTCCAGCAGACTCCCGCCCGCTCCGGTCGCCGAAAACAGCAAGAACATCACTGCGATGCCGGCGGCGTACATTGCAATTTTGGGATTGTGCTTGCCCGCACCAAACAAATTGTTGGACTCGACGTCGATCAGCGAATCGGCCGCTCCGACGTCCGCAGTGGTTGCCTTCGCCGATCTTTCGAGACTCGCCGACGACGACGCAGGGTCAAGCGAATTTGCCGGCGGCGAATCCCGAGTGGCTGCGGCAACGACTTGCGCCAACATCACACGAATGATTTGGTCGCCGATCGGATTGCTGCCCTCGCTGAACAGTTTGACTGTCGACTTGGATCGCGATTTCAAATTGGCTTCGATTCCGCGAGGCAGGTACACCACGGTCGCGACGTCGTGGTCTCGCAGCACCACGCGGTTGAGTCGCTCGATTGGCCACCGCTTGGTCGTATTCAGCAGCCCCAGATCGATTTGCAGTGCCGATTGTTGCTTCAGCAGACTTGCGATCCGTTGGCTGGTCGCGGTCATGTCGTCATCAACGATCGCAACGTTGATTGCGGCATCACCGCTGCTGACGCCCCGGCTGAAAATCATCGCAAAAATACTGAAGAACAAGATTGGCAACACCAGCACCATCACAAGCTCTTGTTTGTTGTTCCACAACCGCAACAGCGAGATTTGAAAAATGGTTGCAATCATTCTCGCAGTTCCTTGCCCGTTAGATGCAAGAAGACATCCTCAAGCGTCGGCTGCTTTAACACCACTTGGGCCACTTGTAGTTGATCACGCTCGAGGCTTGTCAAGATTTCAGCCAATTGAGTGGCAGGGTTCGAAATCTCGCACGTTCCGGTCGTCCCGGACTCGTCCATCGACAAACCATGCCGTGTTGCATCGACGACATGCGGAAATCGGATCCGCAGCAATTGGCAGTGTCCG of Novipirellula caenicola contains these proteins:
- a CDS encoding ABC transporter permease; translated protein: MIATIFQISLLRLWNNKQELVMVLVLPILFFSIFAMIFSRGVSSGDAAINVAIVDDDMTATSQRIASLLKQQSALQIDLGLLNTTKRWPIERLNRVVLRDHDVATVVYLPRGIEANLKSRSKSTVKLFSEGSNPIGDQIIRVMLAQVVAAATRDSPPANSLDPASSSASLERSAKATTADVGAADSLIDVESNNLFGAGKHNPKIAMYAAGIAVMFLLFSATGAGGSLLEEHEAGTLDRLLSSQLSVSELLAGKWLYIMCLGCVQLTVMFLWAQQVFSVDLFGHRSGFALMTFCTASATASLGICLAVFCRSRTQLTAVSTVLILTMSALGGSMVPRYVMSQEMQQWGKLTFNAWALDGYQKVFWYDLPVTSLRLEVTVLLGMTIILACIARLYADRWDTR